Proteins encoded in a region of the Halothiobacillus diazotrophicus genome:
- the queG gene encoding tRNA epoxyqueuosine(34) reductase QueG, with product MIEDPVAFKRQLHAWALELGFDDLRVCDTDLSRYESGYTNWMAQGYAGDMAYLQAHGLKRFRPQELHPGTQRVLTVRKNYFPPDVAGPEHVLGNPHLGYVSRYALGRDYHKVLRNQLQKLADRIQADIGPFGYRAFVDSAPVYETGLAEKSGMGWKGKHSLILNRESGSWFFLGELFIDFELPVDPPMSGHCGSCTACIDVCPTRAIVADGVVDARRCISYLTIESDADIPVAYRAAMGNRIYGCDDCQLTCPWNRFSRVTVDSDFRARHGLDAPDLCALFAWDEATFLQRTEGMAIRRIGWQRWLRNIAVALGNRLRSNPGEAAQVTAVLLTRLGQVSAQLDRHINWALDQASVGRTVQSTEKIRWQRPGDGRSGGPEL from the coding sequence TTGATCGAGGATCCGGTTGCCTTTAAGCGTCAGCTGCACGCCTGGGCGCTCGAACTGGGCTTTGACGATCTGCGTGTCTGCGACACCGATCTATCCCGCTACGAATCGGGCTATACGAACTGGATGGCGCAGGGTTACGCCGGTGACATGGCCTATCTGCAAGCACATGGTCTGAAGCGATTTCGTCCGCAGGAACTCCATCCAGGAACCCAACGGGTTCTGACCGTCCGCAAGAACTATTTCCCCCCCGATGTGGCTGGCCCAGAGCACGTCTTGGGCAATCCGCATCTGGGTTACGTTTCCCGGTATGCCCTGGGACGCGACTACCACAAGGTACTGCGCAATCAGCTGCAGAAACTTGCGGATCGCATACAGGCTGACATCGGTCCATTCGGCTACCGGGCATTCGTCGATTCCGCGCCGGTCTATGAAACCGGTCTTGCGGAAAAGTCGGGCATGGGCTGGAAAGGGAAGCATTCACTGATCCTGAATCGGGAAAGCGGCTCCTGGTTCTTTCTGGGTGAGTTGTTCATCGATTTCGAGCTGCCGGTCGATCCGCCAATGTCCGGCCATTGCGGTTCCTGCACGGCCTGCATCGACGTATGTCCTACCCGAGCGATCGTGGCCGATGGGGTCGTGGACGCCCGGCGGTGCATTTCCTATCTCACCATCGAATCGGATGCGGATATTCCCGTCGCTTATCGTGCGGCCATGGGTAACCGGATCTACGGCTGCGATGATTGTCAGCTGACTTGCCCGTGGAATCGGTTTTCGCGTGTGACCGTCGATTCGGATTTCCGTGCACGACATGGCTTGGATGCGCCGGATCTCTGTGCGCTGTTCGCCTGGGACGAGGCGACATTCCTGCAGCGCACCGAAGGCATGGCGATCCGCCGAATCGGATGGCAGCGCTGGTTGCGGAACATTGCCGTGGCACTGGGTAACCGATTGCGGTCGAATCCGGGTGAAGCGGCTCAAGTGACTGCAGTGCTTCTCACGCGGTTAGGACAGGTCAGCGCGCAGCTGGATCGGCATATCAACTGGGCACTCGATCAGGCTTCAGTAGGGCGGACCGTCCAGTCAACAGAAAAAATCCGCTGGCAGCGTCCCGGTGACGGTCGATCAGGCGGACCAGAACTGTAG
- the purB gene encoding adenylosuccinate lyase: MQTDIDFSLTAISPVDGRYTRHTTSLQPYFSEFALIKYRVLVEIEWLKALSAHPGIGEVPTLSHAAKLFLDEIVENFDVPQAQRVKEIERTTNHDVKAVEYFLKESVADFAELNDLSEFFHFACTSEDINNLAYGLMLKGARDAVLLPVLDEIIADLRTKAHQWAAVPLLSRTHGQPASPSTIGKEMANVVARLLRQRTAIENTAILGKINGAVGNFNAHLAAYPELDWPAFSETFVQGLGLTYNPYTIQIEPHDYIAELFDAFVRFNTILIDFARDIWGSIALGHFKQRVVAGEIGSSTMPHKVNPIDFENAEGNLGVANALLTHLAQKLPISRWQRDLTDSTVLRTLGVGLAHGLIAYRSLLKGLGKLEVDEMRLRAELDQNWVILGEAIQTVMRRYGIENPYEQLKALTRGQTVDATTMRAFIEQLSEVPEEARQQLLALTPADYTGNAIEMANRI; this comes from the coding sequence ATGCAGACAGATATTGATTTTTCCCTGACCGCCATCAGCCCCGTCGATGGTCGCTACACCCGCCATACCACCTCTCTCCAACCCTATTTCAGTGAATTTGCGCTGATCAAGTATCGCGTTCTGGTTGAGATTGAATGGCTGAAGGCCCTGAGCGCGCATCCCGGTATTGGCGAAGTCCCTACCCTGTCCCATGCCGCCAAGCTCTTCCTTGACGAAATCGTGGAAAATTTCGATGTCCCCCAAGCCCAACGGGTCAAGGAAATCGAACGTACCACCAACCATGATGTCAAGGCCGTGGAGTATTTCCTGAAGGAATCTGTAGCGGATTTCGCGGAACTGAACGATCTGAGCGAATTCTTCCATTTCGCCTGTACCTCGGAAGACATCAACAACCTGGCGTACGGACTGATGCTGAAAGGCGCGCGCGATGCAGTACTCCTCCCGGTACTGGATGAAATCATCGCCGACCTGCGCACCAAGGCGCATCAGTGGGCTGCCGTTCCCTTGCTGTCGCGCACGCATGGTCAACCCGCCTCGCCCAGTACCATCGGAAAGGAAATGGCCAACGTGGTCGCGCGCCTGCTGCGTCAACGGACTGCCATCGAAAACACGGCCATCCTCGGCAAGATCAACGGCGCTGTCGGCAATTTCAATGCTCACCTGGCAGCGTATCCGGAACTCGATTGGCCGGCGTTTTCCGAGACATTCGTTCAGGGCCTGGGCTTGACGTATAACCCGTACACGATTCAAATCGAACCGCACGATTACATCGCGGAACTGTTCGATGCCTTCGTCCGTTTCAATACCATCCTGATCGATTTTGCGCGCGATATCTGGGGCTCCATTGCCCTGGGCCATTTCAAGCAACGCGTCGTCGCCGGGGAAATCGGTTCATCGACGATGCCGCACAAGGTCAATCCCATCGACTTCGAAAACGCGGAAGGAAACCTGGGGGTTGCCAATGCCCTGCTCACGCATTTGGCGCAAAAACTGCCGATCAGTCGTTGGCAACGCGACCTGACGGATTCCACTGTCTTGCGTACACTGGGCGTCGGACTTGCCCATGGTCTGATCGCCTATCGTTCGTTACTCAAGGGGCTCGGCAAGCTCGAAGTCGACGAAATGCGCTTGCGGGCGGAGTTGGATCAGAATTGGGTCATTCTGGGTGAGGCAATTCAGACGGTCATGCGCCGCTACGGAATCGAAAACCCGTATGAGCAGCTTAAAGCGCTGACCCGCGGGCAAACCGTCGATGCCACGACCATGCGCGCGTTCATCGAACAGTTGAGCGAAGTGCCTGAGGAGGCCCGCCAGCAATTGCTGGCTCTGACCCCGGCGGACTACACCGGCAATGCGATCGAGATGGCCAACAGGATCTAG
- the rdgC gene encoding recombination-associated protein RdgC, with amino-acid sequence MFFRQLSVYRLETAVSDFDALAEKLSEKPFMPTRAQQVESVGWETAIGENFVHDTDEAARIALRREERSVPAGVVRDEAENRLRARNGDSGEPTRAERVAMRDAVFLELLPQAFPRQAVTQAIIDRKHEQVWFDTVTANKIERLSNQLRESLGQWRMVPLLAGQDISAHLSAWLLGTPPEGFEIGEAAKLVDLREGGTVTVSKLALPDPHVIAHLHEGMKVDQLELIWREQIRFTLRADGGLTRIKPTDLLETDPNESIDDADQQLDADQRLMVEAFRRLINDLQHVLQTAENPAR; translated from the coding sequence ATGTTTTTTCGCCAATTGTCGGTGTATCGGCTGGAAACGGCCGTCTCCGATTTCGACGCACTCGCCGAGAAGCTGAGTGAAAAACCCTTCATGCCGACCCGGGCCCAACAGGTCGAGTCCGTCGGCTGGGAGACCGCAATTGGCGAGAATTTCGTGCACGATACGGACGAAGCCGCGCGCATCGCCCTGCGTCGCGAAGAACGATCCGTGCCTGCCGGCGTGGTTCGCGATGAAGCGGAAAATCGTCTGCGCGCCCGCAATGGGGACAGTGGTGAACCCACGCGTGCAGAACGGGTTGCCATGCGCGATGCCGTATTCCTGGAACTGTTGCCGCAAGCCTTTCCCCGTCAGGCCGTGACTCAGGCCATCATTGACCGGAAGCACGAGCAGGTCTGGTTTGATACGGTCACGGCCAACAAGATCGAGCGGCTGAGCAACCAGCTTCGGGAGTCGCTGGGCCAATGGCGGATGGTGCCCCTGCTCGCCGGTCAGGACATATCGGCCCATCTTTCCGCCTGGCTGCTCGGCACCCCCCCCGAAGGATTTGAAATCGGCGAAGCGGCCAAGCTCGTCGATTTGCGCGAAGGCGGCACAGTGACGGTTTCGAAGCTTGCCCTGCCCGATCCGCACGTCATCGCGCATCTTCACGAAGGCATGAAGGTCGACCAACTCGAACTGATCTGGCGTGAACAGATTCGTTTTACCCTGCGCGCGGATGGCGGACTCACTCGAATCAAACCTACGGACTTGCTCGAAACCGATCCCAACGAGTCCATCGATGACGCCGACCAGCAGTTGGATGCGGATCAACGCCTCATGGTTGAAGCCTTCCGTCGCTTGATCAATGATCTGCAGCACGTGCTGCAAACCGCTGAGAACCCGGCCCGCTAA